The DNA sequence ATCTTGGTGAGGTCTGATGTTACAGTTAAGATTCCAGTTGAAAAGTGGAACTTTGAGGAAAAAAGATTCACTGTTTTAGTAGGACTTAAGaatgaagaagggaaaaagatagGCTGGGCCAAGTCTAGAGAACATTCGTAGCGAACAGTTTGTCTTTTATCATTGTAGAACATTTGTCATTTGCAAATGCGATAGACATGCTTTTTCTCCAATGCTTTTTCTTCCAAGTTAAAGTCTGTCTGGATTGTATTTTTCTTCAACATTCTATTTGTCATTCATCCTCTTTaagcttttttcttttggttgttACTTACAATGCTCTATAGCCTAATGCTCTAGGCCTTTACTTCGCAAGAATTTAGATTTTCCTTGTACTACAGTGGTATCTTCAACTCTCTGTCGGATTTGGTTAAATATGCTTATCCCCATAGTTGCCATCTTACTGTGTAAACAGACGTCCCCAATCAAGATTTGTGCCTCAGAGCAAGCAAGAGACCCCTActaacaagaaaaaggaagacgATGAAGATAACTGGGACCTCCCTGATGAACTTCCATTTTGATTTCATCTACCCTTTGCTCATTTTTGTAGTCACAATTGATGCTGAGGGAGTGTTATCCAGATTGTTCTTTAATTGATGACTTGTGTTATCAACCCTGATTCTTTCCAACATAAATATAGATGCATTATTCCCAAATCCTTTTGGATTGTTATGTAATGATCTGTTTTTGGGTACACACTGGCTGGCCTTTGTCAAGAAGCGGAGAAATTGAGGAGTAGTTTTGATCATAGGTCAAAAGTTGAAATATTGAGAGGGAATTGGAGAGACGGGAGCCGCTCATTCCGCTGTTAATGCATAATAGTGAAAAGTAGCATTCACAACTAAATTCTTTAAGTTGAATTTTCTATCAGAGGAGCCTTTTGTGGCTTCCGGTTTATATCCTCTGAAGGGTTATTACTCATCACTTGCTTTACTGGAGTCGGTCAACCTGGCTTGTTGCTTATAGAGTGGGTGGTAAGATGgtgaaagaaggaaagatgagaTGGCGGGGACTTCGTCTCAATCAAATGTAAAGAAAgtgaaagcattgaaagcattAAGCTTGGCCAGCATTGCAAGGAAAGAAATGGGTGGATGCGGGCGAGCCGAGGTACAATTTCCAAAGACTAATATCGTGGCTAAATTAAGTAAATTTCTTAAGGAGAGGCCtaactcttttcatttttcggtTTTGCTGGGATGGCACGCATTGAAGATACTGCTTGGCTATTCCCTCCCAGTTCTGACTCTTCTTTGCAGCAGAAACCCAGAACATGGGCAAAATCATTTGGTACCGGTAATCTAGTATAAATCAGCAGTGGTTTGTTCAGAAGTTACTCTACATGGTGTTATCAAATGGATGCAGTTATGGTTCTGAGCACTTAAACTGAGCAATCACCGCAGTTTTAACCCTGTGGATACCACTAGGATACGATCCGAGAGCCCACTAGATGAAGTTCCGACAATGACCCCGTTGAACTATCGGTTCAAGCATCGAGCAAGTCGTTCCCTCCCATTTATGTGGTTTTAGGAACTCCCATTTCTGTGGTTATAGCAATACCAAACCACGGAGACCGCAATAAGACTCTCCCTGAAGCAAAAGGCTCCACATCGTCCCTTTCTTTCGTGGAGGAAAATCTTTTGGCATGATCTGGCAGGACCAAAAGGGTTTTAGAATGCTACAACCCTTCCTGATGCGCAAATTTGAGAAGGGAGAAAAGGGGGTTCAAAACCAATAAATATAAGCAAACGCCGACAGGACACGACACCCTTTAATACGCAAACAATTCCCATATACTACAATTTAAAAGATACCTAACAAGAACTCACGATGCTACAGTTTATGTGCAACTAAACTCTCCAGCAGTTAATCAGCTCAAAGTGAAATGCTTTTGGACTAGAAGAATGAAGCAGGCCGAGAACAAAATTTTTTCCGTCTTCCTCTTTGTTGAACCAGACAGGATGGGGTGAAGCATACGTTAGGTCTTGACTTCGTGGTGCATCAATGGCTTTTGCTCCTTCGCAGGTgacttcctctttttctttcccgtctttttcttcttgatgtGCATATTTTCCCTCCTTTTGAACACCGCCAAAACTTCAATGCTGAAATCACAATCTCATCATTTAGACAGCTTACACGTAAAACAAACACGACCGCTAGACAAGACGTCATTACGCTGCATGTGTTAAGGATTCCAAAGGCAGGCAGCTTTAACCCCGAAGCTTATGCTATTCTTGGGAGACCTAAGAGAGAGGAAAATGGTTGGATAACACCCCTAGTTTAAATTTTCCCTCCATATCTTTCTCATTGACATAATAagatttgcacaattttttggCCCAATTTCCATTTCTCCACTTTTCACCCTTTCCCAAACAGAGCCTTAAAGTTTCTAAAGACAATAAGCCACACCTCTGGTTCTAATACAAACACATGAAAGTGTAAATTTTAAAACCTTCCCAAGTCAATCCTCATAATCTGGGAAGACTATTTGACTAAGGTAGAACATTCGGAGTACGTTTGTGGCTTAGACCAGCTCAACATATTATCGCATACAATTTCCGTATGATGTTAACATTTCACTTTTTTACCAAGAATCTTGCATAATTTCAGAGAAGCGTCAATCCAAAACCAAGACAAACGTTTCTCTAGATCTTTGAGAACAAGACATCATAATTGGTATCTCAATCTAAATTTTACGATCATTGAACCGCTGCAGACAAATTTCAGGTTCAAATCTGAGTAATTCCCGACTACTTGCTAAAGATGTACGACCACAATTCAGAATGTCAGCAACTTTCATACGATATAAGTGAGGCCAATGTTAATTCAACATAGCTCCTGAATCATGCAAAGCTACAGGATTGCAATATGAGGGGACTAATACCTTTGTGTGCCAGGGAAAAAGTTAAATCCATGGGCTTTTTCCAAATGCCATGCCTTGCAGGACAGCAATGAGTTACAGTCCTGTAAATTATTCGCTTGACATCAGCTCCTCAAGTTATTTAGATTTCAGCTTATAAGAAAGCAAACTAAGCACCAAAGCTGCACTTCAGTCTCTTAACTGCAATTTACCTCCTTAAAACTTTCCCAGCCACAGCTTATGTAGATAAGAGTTTGAGGCACTGAGTCACGGTTTTCTCGAGTTAAATCATTTCCAACTCGAACAGAAGCTTCCCTAGCACGAAGTACCCAtggtctcttttcttcttttgtcttgGAACTAATACCAAAGACAGTACAGAAGGAGTGGAAGGCTGAGACTCTTATTTTTGTGAAGATATCGATTGATCATGTAAGAGACCAAAAATGTCATGCCTTGATGCAAAGAAAAGCTAAAGATAAGACCCTACCTTTCAGGTGATGATCTAGTTTTCAGTTCCCGTGATGGAAGGGTCTGCAATGCACCCACCACGGACGTTTCTAGTCCTTTTCTAGGAGGATCAACAACAATCACATCTGATCCCACAAGCCAAGAAGTAGGCTCCTGATTCGATTCCAACAAATTAGTGAGAACACACCACTCTATTACACTCTCAAGTCTGAAGAGGATTTACATAGATATATATCTCCCAGTGAATAGTAATCTATAGATAAATATCCCCCAGTGAAAAGTAATTTTCCACGCAAAATGGATATAAAAGTCATCAAGTCGACAAGATTGATTAACAATAACATCAATGAGATTCTTTTTGGGGACTTACAACTGAAGTGTCAGCTTGATACCAACTGATGCTGCTATCCACATATTTTGGCAGGCGTTCAACTGTCTTTTCAAAAGACAACTTGGATTCTTTGTTAATTTCTACACATTTTACAGACCTGGAAGAGATGAATTACAAATTTGAAAGCCTTTTCAGAATTAGAACGAACAATCTGGAGCATTTAACGGAAAGGGGAAACCAGCTAGAAAACTGAAAGAGAACTCTGGATTCTTGCCTGCATTTTCTTGTAGCAGCCAAGGACAAGCCAATGACGCCAGATCCTGCATATAAGTCAGTAACTGATGCACCATAAGGAACATACTTCTGTAACTTTCGGAGCAAAGAATCAAAAGCCTGAAGATGACCAAAGAAACATTATCATTACCAAGCATCGGTTACGTGAATTTCGATTAAAAGGGGATAGACTCTCTATTCTGAATGAACAATCTATTTTCATCCATATGCAACTGGGTTTGCATGAATTATCACATGGGGCCAAGATCCTGAGCACATCAACACATGTCACTCAAAAGTTTTCTTGGCTATCAAAGAAGATGGTTGAGCGAGATAGAATCGAactccaaaattgcattccAATCATAATGCCAATTTCAAGAACATGCTGCAGTCAATGCTAAACTAACATGACATTTGATGCTATCCGGCAAAACAAGCAACTTGACACCAGCATGGTAAATGCAATTTTGTGTTAAACTAACAGTAGGTTAATATTGATGTTTTTCTGTTAGTACGGCTTTCTAGGGTGGGAGATATGTCTAACCCGCGTATTTGCTTGGCCAAAACTGGATGGAGCCAGTGAAACATCAATGCCTCCAAGGTGTTCCCAGAAGTCCCTATCACCCAGAAGATGTCTCCACCTATTCCCGAAGATTACCTACACAATCAAATGCACCACAACTAATAAAAAGACCCACTTGTCCtagaaggattgaattgaaaggTACATTTAGTCACAGGATTAATTAGCATTTCATGTTATTAGCATGACGCCATAACCACATTCCTTGTCAGTCATttagaaaacattaaaaattcaagCAGTTAGCTACCACTCACATTGCTAGTTGACGTCTGAAAATTGGCCCACACAGAATGTATTAATGGGACTTTGCACTTTGACCCACTATTTCGCCATAAAAACTGCAGATGGATAAAGAAACACATTTTACTGGCTAATTATGATATGGTCCAGTAAGAgcaaaatgaagaaagagaatTTGGCAGCCTCACATGAGCCAAGGCATTCAGCTTATATGAATTGGGTGAATTTTCATTTCGAGCATTCCAAACTAGAGCAACCTGAACCCGACCTATAAATAAGTTAAGTTTCGAATTGTGAATGCAATTTGCACACCAAAAACttatagaaagtaaaaaaatgaaaattcaaactaaGTAGACAAGAAGCAAGTTCAGATCCATACCACGTTGGTATCTTTCCGAAGCGGGAATAGATGTATTGTATGTCGTCACAGCCATCTGGCAGAAGCACAAGAACACATAAGTCACTGATTACTAGCACAAATAGAAACTTAACAAGATATCCCCAGTAACAAAACACTACCTGCACGTAGCGCAGATCACCTGTCCCTCGATCCTCGTCATGTGGTTCTATACCTAACTCTCTGATTCCTGTTAACAATTTCTCTCGCGGGATAAAGTAAGTACGTAATGTTCCAGAAAGCACACCAAATCTTTAGACATCATCAGCAAAATATACCTTGCTTTAACAGTTCCATGGCAGCATTAATATTCGGATGATGAGCTGCAAGAAACAAGCAAAATAAGGCATTAACCGCACCACCATTGCCACTAGTTCCATCCTTGAGGCCAATTTTGCTCAAACCAGTTCAGAACTTCATTTTTCATGCTCCGACTTGCGAACTGAGTACCTTTGCAATTAGGGATGTCCACCACACTATGCGTGCCCTCCTCATAGAGTCCAATGAGAGGATCCGCCGATGAGCCGCGAACTGCCAACTTTGCACGGCATCTCCACCCCCACTGCACCAGACACACAGCGAGAAATCAATCGAAACTAAGGCTGCATAAGCTGAAAAACCACACCAATACGTCAACTCAAattgagagaagaagaaggcaaGCTTACAAGCTTGCAACTATCGAAAGTGAAATCCGAGACACCTAAGCTCTTGAAGAAATCGACGGCATCGTCAACGACGCTCGGACGGTCGAGGTTCAGCTCGTGAGTACAACCTGAGCACCTGCATATTCAAGCGAACCAATACTATGAAATAACAAGAATTAAGGTGCAAAAGAAGCGCAGTTGAGACCGACAAGAACACACGAGCGTTCACATACTCGCGCTCGTGAAAATCCGAGTGATATTAATTCGACAATCCAGCAAATACACGGATTTATTGACAAGAACACCACGAAATGAAGCGAGTTGCGACATTTgaagagaaagaaggagaacTAAGGAAAAGAGTTGGCGTGCGTACGATTGGAAGTGAGGACACTGGAGTGCGCAGGTCGGTGCGGGCGGCGAGGTCGAGGCCGGACTCAGACCGAGAGAGGCCGGAGCGAGTGGCGGCGGGAAGCGAGGCGCTGAGGCGGCAGGAGAGAGGTGGCGGGAGGTGATTGGGTGGAGGAAGCGAGAGGAGAGGAGGCACAGTGACATCAGTGAAGCTGGGCGAGCGCAACGGAGCTTCGCTGCATGTGATTTCGACCGGAGTGGATAAAATGGAGACGATGCATATCTTCGACCAACGACCGGGTCGGGTAACAGTTCGGGGCTTCGGGTTAAATTTAGAGTCGGGCCAAGGATGGAGGGTCCGGAAGCTAATCGGGTTCTAACGGATTTCGAACCTGCTCGATTCCTAAGCATAAAAGTCAATAGACTCATGGGCTCCGCGAAGAATAAGTAAtctaaaaaacattttcttaaaaatgataaattatataactttaaaatttaactaacaaaatatatttttattactgACAATAATCAATGACTTAATATTTGCATATAtgataaaaacatttttcgtttattcatttttacgAGTAATataagtaatatttttttaaattatttatttttcatgaaataatagAATTAGTAGAAGATCCTACGGGATTCAGACCAGAGTCTGAAGTAAGCTTGGGCtctgaggaaggaaaaaaagtgaaCCTTCCATGGAATTCAGTCTTCTCTTATTGCTCAAATCTCATTTCATAGACAATACCTGAAGCATATGCAGTATGTTCCTTATCTCACTGTAAATAACCGCTCCATTCTTAAGATGTCTAATGATGTTATGGAAGACAGCTTCGAGGAAGCACTGAATTCAAATCCCTGTAAACATGCCTGCATAGTGCATTCTAGCCTCTCCCACTCGCGCCGAGTGCTACTAGCTTGTTCTTCATCCTGTCCGCGAAACCCTAGTAAGCCTCTCTCCAGGACTTCTTTACGATCAAAGTGCCATAGACGCccaagaacccgacgaagaaacCGAGCCCGATGCTCGGGAAGAGCCAGAAATATTCGAGATCATTGTCCCCCTCTTCGCTTTCGCTGTTTCCGCCGCCATCGTCAGGAGATTGTGGCTGTTTCTCGTCTCCCAGGCATAACTCGGGCAGTGGAAACCCACAGAGGCCGGCGTTGCCCTCATGAGTAGATGGGTTGTCGATGGTCTGGAACTGGTTGGCCATCGGGATTTTCCCAGACAGGTCATTACATGACACGTTCAAGTGATTCAGCTTTGTTAAAGCGGTCATGCTCAGAGGAATCGGCCCCGAGAGATTGTTGCTCGATAAGTCGAGTCTCTCCAGCCATTCCGAGTTCCCAATGTCGATCGGTATTTTTCCGGTGAGATGGTTCATGGACAAATTCAAGGTCCCTAACCTCACGAGGCTCACTAACGCTTCAGGAATCTCCCCGGACAAGAGGTTGTCCGAGAGATCCAAACTGTTCACGAGGTAAAGAATGCTTTGATAAACCTTCCTGTGGTCACCAAGGATGCTTGACCCTCGCACCTCACCTTGTCAGCATCCAAGAGCTCCAACTTCAAGCCGGTGAAGTTTCCGATGCACGGCGGGATCAATCCTGACAAGCTGTTGTGCGAGAGGTCTACCATGTGGAGATTTGAAAGACGGCATATCTGAGGGGGAATTTCCCAGTAAACGAATTGGACCGCAGGCGCAAAATCAGCAATGAAAGAATGCTCTCTACAATCCATGCGGGAATGTTCCCCGATAAGTTGTTCTCACCTAGATCGAGACTGTCCAAAGAGCTGCAGTTCCGCAAGGAGGACGGAAGTTCACCAGAGAGATTGCTGTCACCGAGTATGAAGAACCTGAGATAGGAAAGGAAGCCAACCTCGCCCAGTATTGGAACCGCAGCATTTGCAGCCTACACCGGAGTCCATTCACCACTGCTGACACAGTTCAAATTTTTCACTGCACTGCTAATGAAGACCTCGACTACCTCAAGTCGTTGTGACTTGATCGGAAAGGAAGTCCCTCAGCAGTTGCACTTCCTGGACAATCCAATAGGACGACCGCGGCAGCACGGCACGACCTCAAGAGGTCATTTCTCGTAGAAGTCCTCACGTCCTCTTTCACTCTCGTATTCTTAAGAGCTTCGTCTCTGCTCATGCATCCATGTCATTGCCTCGGCCTGAATGATAAAATcattcttgaatcttctctCTCGAATTGACCTTGAGAGCTCATTTCAAATTGAAGCCAAACTCCTGACCTCGCTTCCTAAATCGAAAATTGCCGTGCTGTTTCATCAGCTCAATAGATCCACCAGAGATCAGTCCACTACTATATCTAACCCCAAAAATTTAGCCATTGTTGTTCATGGGTAATGAAGCAAGAACTGTGATTTTGCCTACTCCGGCTCTTCGATTGTACAGGGGTTTTACTTCTTACTAACTGCCACTGATGGTTGTCATCAGAGTTGAACCACAGTAAAAGCCAGAGGACAAAAATCCCTTCAAGGAGATTCTCCTAGAAAGTGCATTAGCTTTATCTAACCCTAACCAACTATTCAACATAAgagtttccttcacaaataacTGATGCAAGTCGCTAACTGCAGTTTTTTATACACTTTGTTTCAGGACTTTCATTATAATTGAGACTAAATTAGGAGACTCCCTCTATTTCCATATGTATGAGACCATAATTAAGGGCAATTACCCCAATTAATAGCCGGTCAAACGAATGTCTGCTCTTCAAGGATCAGTTGTCAGTGCCAAAGTAATGATCACCGAACTCGCCCATACCCGGAATAACATGAAGCTCTTCATTCAACGCATCATAAATCTCTGAAGTCACAATTTTCAAGGAGGGAAATCTTTTGGAGACGCAATGAATTCCTTCAGGAGCCTGCAATTATGGCAGCAGTAGGATAAGCCGAACTTGATTCGCAATAAACTGCAGTAATTAccattatgaaaaaaaaaccaCTCACAGAGATGAGATTCAGCAATATTATGTGGGACTCTGGAACTCTTTTCAGTGTTAGTAGCTCGATTGCTTGGTTAGCCATCAGATAAGTACATCCATCATTGCCATGCATAAAATGAATGCGAAGAAAGCATACTAGCATTGTCTAGTTGCGTCAGCTGCTGTTATCAATTTCATCAGCTGCAAATGAGCTTGTGGGTTGTCAATAGATTCGAAACCCTTTATAGGAATTCCAACTGCAGAAAAGGCAAATTAACTAACATTCTTCGAATCATTTCACCTATTCCTGATACACAGTTCTTGGCACATAAAGTTGGCAAGCTCCTTGGGcatccaaaagttcaagaatctgTCAGGGATGACATGATCTGTAGTTAAGTGTAGCTAGAACCGGATCTAGCAGCAAAACATGACGTTCAGATATATCCTTGGGAAGCTTCTCACATAAGCTGCTCAAAATACATCCAGTGCACCACAGATCACACACAGAGAAGTGAAATGTCCCCATTGACAAGAAAACAGATGGCAACTAAGGCTTTgtttatttcatggaaaatagaTAAGTTGGAAAACCTTTTCCCACAAAAATTAACTTGTATTGCTTacgaaaataaatgaacgaaaaaaaaaaattcattgtccatgaaaatgtttagacgtaaattgttgtcgataatgacaataattttcattgactaattatttcaagcgatatacgcggtca is a window from the Rhodamnia argentea isolate NSW1041297 chromosome 8, ASM2092103v1, whole genome shotgun sequence genome containing:
- the LOC115741261 gene encoding uncharacterized RNA methyltransferase pc1998 codes for the protein MSLCLLSSRFLHPITSRHLSPAASAPRFPPPLAPASLGLSPASTSPPAPTCALQCPHFQSCSGCTHELNLDRPSVVDDAVDFFKSLGVSDFTFDSCKLWGWRCRAKLAVRGSSADPLIGLYEEGTHSVVDIPNCKAHHPNINAAMELLKQGIRELGIEPHDEDRGTGDLRYVQMAVTTYNTSIPASERYQRGRVQVALVWNARNENSPNSYKLNALAHFLWRNSGSKCKVPLIHSVWANFQTSTSNVIFGNRWRHLLGDRDFWEHLGGIDVSLAPSSFGQANTRAFDSLLRKLQKYVPYGASVTDLYAGSGVIGLSLAATRKCRSVKCVEINKESKLSFEKTVERLPKYVDSSISWYQADTSVEPTSWLVGSDVIVVDPPRKGLETSVVGALQTLPSRELKTRSSPESSKTKEEKRPWVLRAREASVRVGNDLTRENRDSVPQTLIYISCGWESFKEDCNSLLSCKAWHLEKAHGFNFFPGTQSIEVLAVFKRRENMHIKKKKTGKKKRKSPAKEQKPLMHHEVKT